A single region of the Triticum dicoccoides isolate Atlit2015 ecotype Zavitan chromosome 2B, WEW_v2.0, whole genome shotgun sequence genome encodes:
- the LOC119364084 gene encoding SWI/SNF complex component SNF12 homolog — MATGGNPNPNANPGQPRPQQQPPGSSPATPHNHMRPPTLGGSPFQGLFHTPPSHNPAFQIHMGAASSPQTPLMAAAAAAASAAASAKRPPQKPPSRPPAPTSNAAAASMAAAYKAANSGSVDLTPAARRNKKRKLPEKQLPDRVAALLPESALYTQLLEFEARVDAALARKKVDIQEALKTPPSLQRTLRIYVFNTFANQAPRTIPPPKNGDPPTWSLKIIGRVLEDGAELDPASVVPKHNPVYPKFSSFFKRVTIALDSSLYPENPLIVWENARSAAPQEGFEVKRKGDKEFLANIRLEMNYNPEKFKLSQPLMEVLGVEVDTRARVIAALWQYIKAKKLQNPSDPSYFMCDPQLKKVFGEDKMRFAMLSQKISQHLAPPPPINLEHKIKLSGNGANSSACYDVLVDVPFPLQKEMTAFLANTEKHKDIEACDEVISASIKKIHEHRRRRAFFLGFSQSPVEFINALIASQSKDLKLVAGEASRNIERERRADFYNQPWVEDAVIRYLNRKPPGGNDGPGAGGS, encoded by the exons ATGGCCACCGGCGGCAACCCCAATCCCAACGCCAACCCCGGCCAGCCACGCCCGCAGCAGCAGCCGCCGGGAAGCTCTCCGGCGACCCCGCATAACCACATGCGCCCCCCCACTCTCGGCGGTTCCCCCTTTCAGGGTCTTTTCCACACCCCGCCTAGCCACAATCCTGCTTTCCAGATTCACATGGGCGCAGCCTCCTCTCCCCAGACCCCACTAAtggccgcggccgcggccgcggcctccgccgccgcatcggccAAGCGCCCTCCCCAGAAGCCCCCTTCGCGTCCGCCGGCACCCACCTCCAACGCCGCCGCAGCGTCCATGGCCGCCGCTTATAAGGCTGCTAACTCCGGCAGCGTCGACCTCACCCCCGCTGCGCGCCGCAACAAGAAGCGCAAACTCCCGGAGAAGCAGCTCCCGGACCGCGTCGCCGCGCTGTTGCCAGAGTCCGCGCTCTACACGCAGCTCCTCGAGTTCGAGGCCCGCGTAGACGCTGCGCTCGCGCGCAAGAAGGTGGATATTCAGGAGGCGCTCAAGACACCACCGTCCCTCCAGCGCACGCTCCGCATCTACGTCTTCAACACCTTCGCCAACCAGGCGCCCCGCACCATCCCGCCGCCCAAGAATGGCGATCCGCCCACCTGGTCGCTCAAGATCATTGGCCGTGTGCTTGAAGACGGCGCGGAGCTGGACCCAGCCAGTGTCGTGCCGAAGCACAACCCAGTGTATCCGAAATTCTCCTCGTTCTTTAAGAGGGTGACTATTGCTCTTGATTCGTCACTCTACCCAGAGAACCCACTGATCGTTTGGGAGAATGCCCGGTCTGCTGCGCCTCAGGAAGGGTTTGAGGTGAAGAGGAAAGGGGATAAGGAGTTTCTTGCCAATATCCGTCTGGAGATGAATTATAACCCTGAGAAGTTCAAGCTGTCACAGCCACTGATGGAGGTGCTTGGGGTCGAGGTGGACACTCGTGCAAGGGTGATTGCAGCCCTTTGGCAGTACATCAAGGCAAAGAAGCTACAGAATCCAAGCGACCCTTCGTACTTTATGTGTGACCCCCAACTGAAGAAGGTATTTGGGGAGGATAAAATGAGGTTTGCTATGCTGTCTCAGAAGATATCGCAACATCTTGCTCCTCCACCGCCCATCAACTTGGAACATAAGATCAAGCTATCAGGGAATGGAGCAAACTCGAGTGCTTGCTATGATGTATTGGTAGATGTTCCTTTCCCACTGCAGAAGGAGATGACAGCATTTCTTGCCAATACTGAGAAGCACAAGGACATTGAGGCATGTGATGAGGTGATATCTGCTTCAATCAAGAAGATCCATGAGCATCGTAGGAGGAGGGCGTTCTTCCTTGGGTTCAGCCAGTCTCCAGTGGAGTTCATTAATGCGTTGATAGCATCCCAGAGTAAAGATTTGAAGCTTGTTGCTGGTGAAGCGAGTAGGAATATTGAAAGGGAAAGGCGTGCAGACTTCTATAACCAGCCATG GGTTGAGGATGCTGTTATAAGATATTTGAATCGTAAACCGCCTGGTGGCAACGATGGCCCTGGTGCTGGTGGTTCTTGA